One Heterodontus francisci isolate sHetFra1 chromosome 37, sHetFra1.hap1, whole genome shotgun sequence genomic window carries:
- the errfi1a gene encoding ERBB receptor feedback inhibitor 1a: protein MSSAGLAAQEIRNPLSNCFMHGSHGVINTKSCWNQSNALDSIYYTDPTAMTCTLNAAPHQQPCIVTSTKRHEMEPLGLNSHCCFGSCLRSSFHKLRPPSLKMPNSEEPFVQLEKDQLLSPFKRLSVNSTALSPPQMLVKGATPPTNSGCATDRSSKPLPPLPVTGDVSFDDVDSEVESITSSETDSLLQDCRPLSFRYGTPSRRSFRGCGQTNYAYSEGANRAKLPESSHVVADTNLESIEATEKPAQPHRKLRRSHSGPAGSYNKPVVLKNGSCLSCSSPNSSEVKPEVPPRVPIPPRLVKHDYRRWSTEVMSGMYCDEERPPKVPPREPVSRNNSRTPSPKSLPAYLNGVMPPTRSFAPDPKYVSNKILQRQNSDGVATRVPCILPIMEDGRKVSSTHYYLLPERPPYLDKFQKYFVEAQSMWESNDCTAESLKTFALTKPETVKRKPVAYVESP, encoded by the exons CACAGGAGATCCGCAATCCACTGAGTAACTGCTTCATGCACGGCAGTCATGGTGTCATCAATACCAAAAGTTGCTGGAATCAATCAAATGCCTTGGACAG CATCTATTATACAGACCCCACAGCCATGACCTGCACTTTGAATGCTGCTCCCCATCAACAGCCTTGTATTGTAACTTCAACCAAAC GACACGAAATGGAGCCACTTGGGTTGAACAGTCACTGCTGTTTTGGGAGTTGCCTCAGATCATCCTTCCACAAGCTGCGACCACCTTCTCTGAAAATGCCCAATAGCGAGGAGCCATTTGTACAGTTGGAGAAAGATCAGCTGCTCTCCCCATTTAAGAGACTCTCTGTGAACAGCACTGCACTGTCACCACCGCAAATGCTGGTGAAAGGGGCAACTCCACCAACTAATTCTGGGTGTGCCACTGACCGAAGCTCTAAGCCACTCCCTCCACTGCCTGTCACTGGTGATGTGTCCTTCGATGACGTGGACAGTGAAGTTGAGTCCATTACAAGCTCTGAAACTGACTCTCTCTTGCAGGACTGCAGGCCGCTGAGCTTCAGGTACGGTACTCCAAGCAGAAGAAGCTTCCGTGGGTGTGGGCAGACCAACTACGCCTACTCGGAGGGTGCCAATAGGGCGAAGTTGCCAGAGAGTAGTCACGTGGTAGCTGACACGAACCTGGAAAGCATAGAGGCCACTGAGAAACCTGCTCAGCCTCACCGAAAATTACGACGTTCGCATTCAGGTCCAGCTGGATCTTACAACAAACCTGTTGTGTTGAAAAATGGAAGCTGCTTATCATGCTCGTCACCAAACTCCAGCGAGGTGAAGCCTGAGGTCCCTCCTCGAGTCCCTATACCCCCACGGCTGGTGAAACACGACTACCGGAGATGGTCGACAGAGGTGATGTCTGGAATGTACTGTGATGAGGAAAGACCACCAAAAGTTCCTCCACGGGAACCTGTGTCCAGAAATAATTCGCGCACCCCAAGTCCCAAAAGCCTCCCGGCCTACCTCAATGGAGTGATGCCACCCACACGAAGCTTCGCACCTGATCCCAAATACGTCAGCAACAAAATTCTGCAGCGGCAGAACAGTGATGGGGTGGCCACACGGGTGCCGTGCATTTTACCAATCATGGAAGATGGGAGAAAGGTGAGCTCCACACACTACTACCTGCTCCCTGAGCGGCCTCCCTACCTGGACAAGTTTCAGAAATACTTTGTGGAGGCTCAGAGCATGTGGGAGTCGAATGATTGCACAGCAGAGAGCTTAAAAACATTTGCATTGACCAAGCCGGAAACAGTAAAACGGAAACCTGTTGCCTATGTAGAGTCTCCTTAG